Proteins found in one Campylobacter concisus genomic segment:
- the tuf gene encoding elongation factor Tu yields MAKEKFSRNKPHVNIGTIGHVDHGKTTLTAAISAVLSRKGLAELKDYDNIDNAPEEKERGITIATSHIEYETEKRHYAHVDCPGHADYVKNMITGAAQMDGAILVVSAADGPMPQTREHILLSRQVGVPYIVVFMNKADMVDDAELLELVEMEIRELLNEYNFPGDDTPIVSGSALKALEEAKAGQDGEWSAKIMELMDAVDSYIPTPVRATDKDLLMPIEDVFSISGRGTVVTGRIEKGVIKVGDTIEIVGIKPTQTTTVTGVEMFRKEMDQGEAGDNVGVLLRGTKKEDVERGMVLCKPKSITPHTKFEGEVYILTKEEGGRHTPFFNNYRPQFYVRTTDVTGSITLPEGTEMVMPGDNVRISVELIAPVALEEGTRFAIREGGRTVGSGVVSKILG; encoded by the coding sequence ATGGCTAAAGAAAAATTTTCACGCAACAAGCCGCACGTAAACATAGGTACTATTGGTCACGTAGATCATGGTAAAACTACATTAACAGCTGCAATATCTGCAGTTCTTTCACGCAAGGGACTTGCTGAGCTAAAAGATTATGATAATATTGATAATGCTCCAGAAGAAAAAGAGCGTGGTATTACAATTGCTACTTCACATATTGAGTACGAGACAGAGAAACGCCACTATGCTCACGTTGACTGCCCTGGTCACGCCGACTATGTAAAAAATATGATTACAGGTGCTGCACAAATGGATGGAGCTATTCTGGTTGTTTCTGCGGCTGATGGTCCAATGCCACAAACTAGAGAGCACATTTTGCTATCACGCCAAGTTGGTGTTCCATACATTGTTGTTTTCATGAACAAGGCCGATATGGTTGATGATGCTGAGTTACTTGAATTGGTTGAAATGGAAATCCGCGAATTACTTAATGAGTATAATTTTCCAGGCGATGATACACCTATTGTTTCTGGTTCAGCGCTTAAAGCTCTTGAAGAGGCAAAAGCTGGTCAAGATGGTGAATGGTCGGCAAAAATTATGGAATTAATGGATGCAGTTGATAGCTATATTCCAACTCCAGTTCGTGCGACAGATAAAGACCTTCTTATGCCGATTGAAGATGTTTTTTCGATTTCAGGTCGTGGTACAGTTGTAACTGGTAGAATCGAAAAAGGTGTTATTAAGGTTGGTGATACAATTGAAATTGTTGGTATTAAGCCAACTCAAACAACAACAGTTACTGGTGTTGAAATGTTTAGAAAAGAGATGGATCAAGGCGAAGCTGGTGATAATGTTGGCGTTCTTCTCCGTGGTACTAAGAAAGAGGATGTTGAGCGTGGTATGGTTCTTTGCAAGCCTAAATCAATTACCCCTCATACAAAATTTGAAGGCGAAGTCTATATCTTGACAAAAGAAGAAGGTGGTCGTCATACTCCTTTCTTTAATAACTATAGACCACAATTCTATGTAAGAACAACTGATGTTACTGGTTCAATTACGCTTCCAGAAGGAACAGAGATGGTTATGCCAGGTGATAATGTAAGAATTTCAGTCGAGTTGATTGCTCCAGTAGCACTTGAGGAAGGTACTCGTTTTGCTATCCGTGAAGGTGGTAGAACTGTTGGTTCAGGTGTTGTTTCAAAAATACTTGGTTAA
- the rpmG gene encoding 50S ribosomal protein L33 gives MRIKIGLKCSESGDINYTTTKNSKTTTDKVELKKYCPRLKKHTIHKEVKLKS, from the coding sequence ATGAGAATTAAAATTGGTTTAAAATGCTCTGAAAGTGGTGATATAAATTATACAACAACTAAAAATAGTAAAACTACTACAGATAAAGTTGAGCTTAAAAAGTATTGCCCAAGACTAAAAAAACATACTATACATAAAGAAGTTAAATTAAAAAGTTAA
- the secE gene encoding preprotein translocase subunit SecE produces MEKIINYIKLSKLEIMKVIYPTKEQIRNAFFAVFIVVAVVSLFLALVDVIMSFVLSKVI; encoded by the coding sequence ATGGAGAAAATTATAAATTATATTAAGCTTTCTAAATTGGAAATAATGAAGGTTATCTATCCTACAAAAGAACAAATTAGAAATGCTTTTTTTGCAGTTTTTATCGTAGTTGCTGTTGTATCACTTTTTTTAGCTCTTGTCGATGTTATTATGTCCTTTGTTCTATCTAAAGTTATATGA
- the nusG gene encoding transcription termination/antitermination protein NusG, with amino-acid sequence MSHKWYAIQTYAGSEMAVKRGIENLVKDHGIEDQLKEVIVPTEDVIEIKNGKQKINERTLYPGYAFACLDLDTALWHRIQSLPKVGRFIGEAKKPTPLSEKDINTILEKVQKRAAPKPKIFFEDGESVRITEGPFANFTGIVEEYDMIHGKLRLNVSIFGRSTPVDILYSQVEKII; translated from the coding sequence ATGTCACATAAATGGTATGCTATACAGACTTACGCTGGAAGCGAAATGGCAGTAAAAAGAGGAATTGAAAATTTAGTAAAAGATCATGGAATAGAAGATCAGCTAAAAGAAGTTATAGTTCCTACAGAAGACGTAATTGAAATAAAAAATGGCAAGCAAAAAATCAACGAAAGAACTCTTTATCCAGGTTATGCTTTTGCATGCTTAGACCTTGATACAGCTCTTTGGCACAGGATTCAATCTTTACCAAAAGTTGGACGTTTTATTGGTGAAGCTAAAAAACCTACACCATTATCTGAAAAAGATATTAATACTATTTTGGAAAAAGTTCAAAAAAGAGCTGCGCCAAAACCTAAGATATTCTTTGAGGATGGTGAGAGTGTTCGTATAACAGAAGGTCCTTTTGCTAACTTTACAGGTATTGTTGAAGAATATGACATGATACATGGAAAACTTAGGCTTAATGTTTCTATTTTTGGTAGAAGCACCCCTGTTGATATTTTGTATTCACAAGTTGAGAAGATAATTTAA
- the rplK gene encoding 50S ribosomal protein L11, which yields MAKKVIGEIKLQIAATKANPSPPVGPALGQKGVNIMEFCKAFNERTKDMVGFNIPVVITVYADKSFTFITKQPPATDLIKKAAGITKGTDNPLKNKVGKLTKAQVLEIVEKKLVDLNTNDKEQAAKIIAGSARSMGVEVID from the coding sequence ATGGCTAAAAAAGTTATAGGTGAAATAAAATTACAAATTGCTGCAACAAAAGCAAACCCTAGTCCGCCGGTTGGTCCAGCTCTTGGACAAAAAGGTGTTAATATTATGGAATTTTGTAAAGCCTTTAATGAGAGAACAAAAGATATGGTTGGGTTTAATATTCCAGTTGTTATAACTGTTTATGCTGATAAAAGTTTTACATTTATCACAAAACAGCCTCCTGCTACAGATCTTATTAAAAAGGCTGCAGGTATAACAAAAGGAACTGATAATCCTTTAAAAAATAAAGTAGGCAAACTAACAAAAGCTCAAGTTTTAGAAATAGTTGAGAAAAAACTTGTTGATTTAAATACAAATGATAAAGAGCAAGCAGCTAAAATTATTGCTGGTTCAGCTCGATCAATGGGTGTCGAAGTAATAGACTAA
- the rplA gene encoding 50S ribosomal protein L1 — protein MGKTSKRFQELLKKVEQDKIYNLSEAIDTVKTLASAKFNETVEIALKLNVDPRHADQMVRGSVVLPAGTGKTVRVAVIAKDTKADEAKAAGADIVGADDLVEDIQKGIMNFDVLIATPNLMGLVGKVGRILGPKGLMPNPKTGTVTMDVAQAVNNAKSGQVNFRVDKQGNIHAGLGKVNFTKEQLNENISTFIKAINKHKPATAKGRYVRNASLSLTMSPSIALDTQEVMDLK, from the coding sequence ATGGGAAAAACTAGTAAGAGATTTCAAGAATTGCTCAAAAAAGTAGAGCAAGATAAAATTTATAACCTTAGTGAGGCTATTGATACAGTTAAAACTCTAGCTTCTGCTAAATTTAATGAAACAGTTGAGATTGCATTAAAATTAAATGTTGATCCAAGACATGCTGATCAAATGGTTCGTGGTTCAGTAGTTTTACCAGCTGGTACAGGTAAAACCGTAAGAGTTGCAGTTATTGCAAAAGATACTAAAGCTGATGAGGCAAAAGCAGCTGGTGCTGATATTGTTGGTGCAGATGATTTGGTCGAAGATATTCAAAAAGGTATAATGAATTTTGATGTTCTTATAGCTACTCCAAATTTAATGGGTCTTGTAGGTAAGGTCGGTAGAATTTTAGGACCAAAAGGATTAATGCCAAACCCAAAAACTGGCACAGTTACAATGGATGTTGCACAAGCTGTTAACAATGCAAAAAGCGGCCAAGTAAATTTCCGTGTTGATAAGCAAGGAAATATACATGCAGGTCTTGGTAAAGTTAATTTTACTAAAGAACAATTAAATGAAAATATTTCAACATTTATTAAAGCGATCAATAAACATAAGCCTGCAACAGCAAAGGGCAGATATGTTAGAAATGCTTCGTTGTCTTTGACAATGAGCCCATCTATAGCTCTTGATACTCAAGAAGTTATGGACTTAAAATAA
- the rplJ gene encoding 50S ribosomal protein L10: protein MTRNEKTEVVAKLESEFKTAEAIIVCDYRGLSVKKLEVLRNSAKEQNVKVQVIKNTLANIALKNSDKVGMELKDTNIYLWSEDQLAVTKVAAKFEESNADLFKIKTAYIDGEIASVDKVKALSKMPSRDELIAMLLQVWNAPIQNFTIGLNALKEKKEQSA, encoded by the coding sequence GTGACACGTAACGAAAAAACTGAAGTTGTTGCAAAATTAGAGAGTGAATTTAAAACTGCTGAAGCTATTATAGTTTGTGACTATCGTGGCCTTTCAGTAAAGAAACTTGAAGTTTTAAGAAATTCTGCTAAAGAACAAAATGTAAAAGTTCAGGTTATTAAAAATACTCTTGCAAATATTGCTCTTAAAAATTCTGATAAAGTCGGAATGGAACTCAAAGATACAAATATCTATCTTTGGAGTGAAGATCAATTAGCAGTAACTAAAGTAGCCGCAAAATTTGAAGAGTCTAATGCTGATCTTTTTAAAATAAAAACAGCTTATATTGATGGCGAAATTGCTAGCGTTGATAAAGTTAAAGCTCTATCTAAAATGCCTAGCCGTGATGAGCTTATTGCGATGCTTTTACAAGTTTGGAATGCGCCAATTCAAAATTTTACAATTGGTTTGAATGCACTTAAAGAGAAAAAAGAACAATCAGCTTAA